A portion of the Babylonia areolata isolate BAREFJ2019XMU chromosome 4, ASM4173473v1, whole genome shotgun sequence genome contains these proteins:
- the LOC143281568 gene encoding uncharacterized protein LOC143281568, with protein MASKNKLTASVVSLQSDLGRAEEGSSHSRIPSLSGEDSMDMSDREPSPVEGSNRKCDKYNLRRSSVRVRTQVEQKKQQPKQRKGKTRPPPLSKYRRRTANARERSRMAEINDAFEELKQALPEDGFPAEDSGSSSSTTTTTTTNSSSSSSSRSRNNKANKSQPTKATVLRLAINYIAALRDILGYNADSSSSSSSGSCGGSQGDVGDPLSDDLGSDAASSSSSIPPSSSSSGSGDEESLMSSDLDASGVMPDMDTGDLTSHMGGIVMDDLDFFDSSLAADFSPDLSPDFTATLSPDEEVCLQLVTSVL; from the coding sequence ATGGCATCCAAGAACAAATTGACGGCTTCAGTCGTCAGTCTTCAGAGTGACCTGGGCAGGGCGGAGGAAGGAAGCTCGCACTCTCGCATCCCTTCATTGAGTGGTGAGGACTCCATGGACATGTCTGACAGAGAACCCTCCCCTGTGGAAGGCAGCAACAGGAAGTGTGACAAGTACAACCTGCGACGCAGCTCTGTGCGGGTGCGCACCCAGGTggagcagaagaagcagcagccgAAGCAGAGGAAAGGCAAGACTCGCCCTCCACCTCTCAGCAAGTACCGAAGGAGAACCGCCAATGCCAGAGAACGCAGCAGAATGGCAGAGATCAACGACGCCTTCGAGGAACTGAAACAGGCACTGCCAGAGGACGGTTTTCCAGCAGAagacagtggcagcagcagcagcaccaccaccaccaccaccaccaacagcagcagcagcagcagcagcaggagcagaaaCAACAAGGCCAACAAGTCCCAGCCTACCAAAGCCACAGTTCTGAGACTGGCCATCAACTACATCGCGGCGCTGAGAGACATTCTAGGCTACAACgcggacagcagcagcagcagcagcagcggcagttgTGGGGGCAGTCAGGGGGATGTTGGGGACCCCCTCAGTGACGACCTGGGCTCTGAcgccgcttcctcctcctcctccatcccccccagcAGCTCCTCCAGCGGCTCCGGGGACGAGGAGTCGCTCATGTCCTCCGACCTGGACGCCAGCGGCGTGATGCCGGACATGGACACGGGCGACCTGACCTCACACATGGGCGGCATCGTCATGGACGACTTGGACTTCTTCGACTCGTCCCTGGCGGCGGACTTCTCGCCCGATCTCAGCCCGGACTTCACAGCCACTCTCAGCCCTGACGAGGAGGTGTGCTTACAGCTGGTGACCAGTGTCTTGtga